One segment of Thermosynechococcus sp. HN-54 DNA contains the following:
- the sat gene encoding sulfate adenylyltransferase yields MSPSATVQTKDAIAPHGGILVNRILSPEQKQAWLARADQLPRITLDERAVSDLELIAIGGFSPLTGFMGQADYERVVEEMYLANGLPWSIPITLSVSTEVAARLEIGQTIRLDNAAGQFLGILELTEKYTYDKRREARCVYRTEDDKHPGVKVVYEQGEINLAGSIWLLERHPHPQFPNYCIDPVDSRALFRAKGWRTIVGFQTRNPIHRAHEYIQKCALEIVDGLFLHPLVGATKEDDIPADVRMRCYEIMLEHYFPKDRVILAINPAAMRYAGPREAIFHALVRKNYGCTHFIVGRDHAGVGDYYGTYDAQHIFDEFDPAALGIIPLKFEHAFYCTRTQSMATSKTSPSQPEERIHLSGTKVREMLRRGELPPPEFSRPEVAAELARAMRQPQLTQ; encoded by the coding sequence TTGAGTCCATCAGCAACAGTACAGACAAAGGATGCGATCGCCCCCCACGGCGGTATCCTTGTAAATCGAATCCTCTCCCCTGAACAAAAACAGGCGTGGCTGGCCCGTGCCGATCAATTGCCCCGCATTACCCTCGATGAGCGCGCTGTCTCTGACTTAGAACTCATTGCCATTGGTGGCTTTAGTCCGCTGACGGGGTTTATGGGACAGGCCGACTACGAGCGGGTGGTTGAGGAAATGTACCTTGCCAATGGCTTACCTTGGTCAATTCCCATTACCCTCTCGGTCAGTACTGAGGTGGCTGCTCGCCTAGAAATTGGCCAAACCATTCGCCTCGATAATGCAGCGGGTCAGTTTTTGGGCATTCTTGAACTCACCGAAAAATACACCTATGACAAACGCCGTGAGGCGCGCTGTGTCTATCGCACCGAAGATGACAAACACCCCGGCGTCAAAGTGGTCTATGAACAGGGAGAAATCAACCTTGCAGGCTCGATTTGGCTCCTAGAGCGGCATCCTCATCCTCAATTCCCCAACTACTGCATTGATCCGGTGGATTCCCGTGCCCTCTTCCGTGCAAAAGGGTGGCGCACGATCGTCGGTTTCCAGACCCGCAACCCCATCCACCGTGCCCATGAATATATCCAAAAATGTGCCCTTGAAATTGTGGACGGCCTCTTTTTGCATCCCTTGGTGGGTGCCACTAAGGAGGATGACATTCCTGCCGATGTACGGATGCGCTGCTATGAAATTATGCTGGAGCACTACTTCCCCAAAGATCGGGTGATTCTGGCCATTAATCCGGCAGCCATGCGCTATGCAGGGCCACGGGAAGCGATTTTCCATGCGTTAGTACGCAAGAATTACGGCTGTACCCATTTCATTGTGGGTCGCGATCACGCGGGCGTCGGGGACTACTATGGTACCTATGATGCCCAACATATCTTTGATGAATTTGATCCAGCAGCCTTGGGCATTATTCCTCTAAAGTTTGAGCATGCCTTCTACTGCACCCGCACCCAGTCTATGGCCACCAGTAAAACCAGTCCCAGCCAACCTGAAGAACGCATTCACCTCTCAGGCACCAAGGTACGGGAAATGCTGCGTCGCGGAGAATTGCCCCCCCCAGAGTTTTCGCGGCCAGAAGTAGCCGCAGAACTGGCACGGGCGATGCGACAACCCCAACTGACTCAATAG
- a CDS encoding glycoside hydrolase family 3 N-terminal domain-containing protein → MTFIPPLADLSLRAQVAQMVVVRASGYLYDRQIQYPAWEPPQNTLKHWLKDWGVGGVILVGGSAVEAAERCRQLQSWATIPLLLAADIEEGVGQRFSGATQFPPPAALGAIAQKNRERAVDLARAMGASTAAEALAIGLNWVLAPVVDVNNNPANPVINVRAFGEEPDIVSTLATAFIQGARAYPVLTTAKHFPGHGDTATDSHLELPVIPHDRDRLQAIEWPPFVAAIAAGVDTVMSAHVHLPALDAERPATLSSQILTGILRQEMGFNGLIVTDALVMGAIANTYGTAEAAVKAVEAGADILLMPLDPPAAIEAVVAAVESGRISPERIQASVNRIQSTKARLQPLALQLDYFQTTPAVEVTTAIAQESMERAGQALQPVTSGVNCLIVDDALDASFLNRTCPALTLPPTWGFRQRLVIDQQTPLTMIEGLPSEPTLLQVFSRGNPFRGKAGLSAPAIATLERLQTQNQLAGLVVYGSPYAYRKIAQHLHPDVPRVFSYGHYSSAQGLALECLVQGIA, encoded by the coding sequence ATGACATTTATTCCCCCTCTTGCTGATCTTTCGCTGCGGGCACAGGTAGCGCAGATGGTGGTTGTGCGAGCCAGTGGCTACCTCTACGATCGCCAGATTCAGTACCCCGCTTGGGAGCCGCCCCAAAACACCTTAAAACACTGGCTTAAAGACTGGGGAGTTGGCGGGGTGATCCTTGTGGGGGGCAGTGCCGTCGAAGCGGCAGAACGCTGTCGGCAACTTCAATCTTGGGCGACGATTCCCCTATTACTAGCGGCGGATATTGAGGAGGGGGTTGGTCAACGCTTCAGTGGTGCGACACAATTTCCCCCGCCAGCGGCTTTAGGAGCCATTGCCCAAAAGAACCGAGAACGGGCAGTTGACCTTGCAAGGGCAATGGGGGCATCCACCGCAGCCGAGGCTTTAGCCATTGGTTTGAATTGGGTTCTTGCTCCGGTGGTGGATGTGAATAATAACCCCGCGAACCCGGTGATTAATGTGCGTGCCTTTGGTGAGGAACCAGACATTGTCAGTACCCTCGCAACCGCTTTTATTCAGGGGGCACGTGCCTATCCAGTGCTAACAACGGCAAAGCACTTTCCTGGCCATGGGGATACAGCCACGGACTCCCACTTGGAACTGCCGGTGATTCCCCACGATCGCGATCGCCTGCAAGCCATTGAATGGCCGCCCTTTGTTGCTGCCATTGCCGCAGGGGTGGATACCGTCATGAGCGCCCATGTCCACCTACCCGCCTTGGATGCCGAGCGACCCGCTACCCTGTCTTCGCAGATTCTCACGGGAATCCTGCGCCAAGAGATGGGGTTTAATGGTCTAATTGTGACCGATGCATTGGTCATGGGGGCGATCGCCAACACCTACGGTACCGCCGAAGCCGCTGTCAAAGCTGTAGAAGCCGGTGCTGATATTTTGCTCATGCCCCTAGATCCCCCCGCCGCCATTGAAGCGGTGGTTGCCGCCGTTGAGTCAGGCCGCATTTCCCCTGAACGCATTCAAGCCTCTGTGAATCGCATCCAATCCACTAAGGCGCGCCTTCAGCCTTTGGCATTGCAGTTGGACTATTTCCAAACCACACCAGCAGTTGAGGTGACTACTGCCATTGCCCAAGAGAGTATGGAACGTGCCGGCCAAGCCTTGCAACCCGTGACCTCAGGGGTGAATTGTCTGATCGTGGATGATGCCTTGGACGCCAGCTTTTTGAACCGCACCTGTCCCGCATTGACACTGCCCCCCACTTGGGGATTTCGCCAACGGCTGGTGATTGATCAGCAAACACCGCTGACCATGATTGAGGGTCTGCCCAGTGAACCCACACTCCTCCAAGTGTTTAGTCGCGGCAATCCCTTCAGAGGTAAAGCCGGTTTAAGCGCGCCAGCGATCGCCACCCTCGAACGACTGCAAACCCAAAATCAACTGGCAGGTCTGGTGGTTTATGGCAGTCCCTATGCCTACCGCAAGATTGCCCAGCATCTGCACCCCGATGTGCCCCGCGTCTTTAGCTATGGGCACTACAGCAGTGCGCAAGGTTTGGCACTAGAGTGCTTGGTTCAGGGAATCGCCTAA
- a CDS encoding 1-deoxy-D-xylulose-5-phosphate reductoisomerase, with the protein MKALNLLGSTGSIGTQTLDIVAQYPDRFRVVGLAAGRNLERLIPQIRQFQPEIVSIADPEQLPQLEAALADLPQKPQLVAGEAGIATVAAYGDADIVVTGIVGCAGLVPTIAAIKAGKDIALANKETLIAGGPVVLPLLQEYGVKLLPADSEHSAIFQCLQGVPEGGLRKIILTASGGAFRDWPVEKLSQVTVADALKHPNWSMGPKITVDSATLMNKGLEVIEAHYLFGMDYDNIEIVIHPQSIIHSLIELQDTSVLAQLGWPDMRLPLLYALSWPERIPTNWSALDLVKAGNLTFRSPDHQKYPCMGLAYAAGRAGGAMPAVLNAANEQAVALFIAEAISFLDIPRLIEMTCDRYSVQNISNPTLEDILAADRWARETVQELAQRDVSPMVAL; encoded by the coding sequence GTGAAGGCACTCAATCTCCTTGGCTCCACTGGCTCCATTGGCACCCAAACCCTTGACATTGTTGCCCAATATCCCGATCGCTTTCGCGTGGTTGGCCTTGCGGCGGGTCGTAACTTGGAGCGACTCATTCCCCAAATTCGTCAATTTCAGCCGGAGATTGTCAGTATTGCCGATCCTGAACAACTGCCGCAGTTAGAGGCAGCATTAGCCGATCTGCCCCAAAAACCGCAACTGGTGGCTGGTGAAGCGGGTATTGCGACGGTGGCGGCCTATGGGGATGCCGATATTGTAGTGACGGGAATTGTGGGCTGTGCCGGTCTAGTGCCGACGATCGCCGCCATTAAAGCGGGCAAAGATATTGCCTTGGCCAATAAAGAGACACTGATTGCCGGTGGCCCTGTGGTCTTGCCGCTGCTTCAGGAGTACGGTGTCAAGCTTCTGCCCGCCGATTCTGAGCACTCCGCCATTTTTCAGTGCTTGCAAGGGGTACCGGAAGGGGGACTGCGGAAAATCATTCTCACTGCCTCCGGGGGAGCTTTTCGCGATTGGCCGGTGGAGAAACTCTCTCAAGTGACGGTGGCGGATGCCCTGAAGCATCCCAACTGGTCAATGGGGCCGAAAATTACTGTGGACTCGGCAACCCTGATGAATAAAGGCCTAGAGGTCATCGAGGCTCACTACCTCTTTGGCATGGACTACGACAATATCGAGATTGTCATCCATCCCCAAAGCATTATTCACTCCCTCATTGAGTTGCAGGATACCTCGGTGCTGGCACAGTTGGGCTGGCCGGATATGCGCTTGCCGCTGTTGTATGCCCTCTCGTGGCCAGAGCGAATCCCCACGAATTGGTCGGCTCTAGATTTAGTGAAAGCTGGAAATTTAACCTTCCGATCGCCCGATCACCAAAAGTATCCCTGTATGGGACTGGCCTATGCTGCCGGTCGGGCTGGCGGAGCGATGCCAGCGGTGCTGAATGCTGCCAATGAACAGGCGGTGGCGCTCTTTATTGCCGAGGCGATTTCCTTCCTTGACATTCCGCGGCTGATTGAGATGACCTGCGATCGCTACTCTGTCCAAAATATTAGCAACCCCACCCTAGAGGACATTTTGGCTGCCGATCGCTGGGCGCGAGAAACGGTACAGGAGTTGGCACAACGGGATGTCAGCCCCATGGTTGCGCTATAG
- a CDS encoding 4-hydroxy-3-methylbut-2-enyl diphosphate reductase: MDTRAFKRSLHSSENYHRKGFGHGEEVNQQLQGEYQSSLIQQIRANGYRWQQGDVTIRLAETFGFCWGVERAVALAYETRTHFPTERIWITNEIIHNPSVNERLRQMAVEFIPVVNGVKDFSEVRQGDVVILPAFGASVQEMQLLSERGCTIVDTTCPWVSKVWHSVEKHKKVSFTSIIHGKYNHEETIATSSFAGTYLIVLNLEEARYVCDYILKGGDREAFMAKFAKACSPGFDPDRDLVRVGIANQTTMLKGETEQIGKLFERTMIQKYGPDRLNEHFMSFNTICDATQERQDAMLNLVKEPLDLMVVIGGYNSSNTTHLQEIAIEHGIPSYHIDSADRIGPGNRIEHKPLHQDLTVVENWLPDCPVTIGITSGASTPDKVVEEVLNKIFALRSVVAVS; this comes from the coding sequence ATGGATACCCGCGCATTCAAGCGATCGCTACACAGTTCCGAAAACTACCACCGCAAAGGCTTTGGTCACGGTGAGGAAGTCAACCAGCAGCTCCAAGGCGAGTATCAAAGTTCTCTGATTCAGCAAATCCGTGCCAATGGCTATCGCTGGCAGCAGGGGGATGTGACGATTCGCTTGGCGGAGACCTTTGGCTTTTGTTGGGGCGTGGAACGTGCCGTTGCCCTTGCCTATGAAACCCGCACCCACTTTCCCACGGAGCGCATCTGGATTACCAATGAAATTATCCATAACCCCTCGGTCAATGAGCGCCTGCGGCAAATGGCCGTCGAATTTATCCCCGTCGTGAATGGGGTGAAGGATTTTAGCGAGGTACGCCAAGGAGATGTGGTGATTTTGCCCGCCTTTGGCGCCAGTGTCCAAGAAATGCAACTCCTCAGTGAGCGCGGCTGTACGATTGTGGATACCACCTGTCCTTGGGTGTCAAAGGTGTGGCACAGCGTTGAGAAGCACAAAAAAGTTAGCTTCACCTCGATCATTCACGGTAAGTACAACCACGAGGAAACCATTGCCACCAGTTCCTTTGCCGGGACGTATCTGATTGTGCTCAACCTCGAAGAAGCCCGCTATGTCTGCGATTACATCCTCAAGGGGGGCGATCGCGAAGCCTTCATGGCCAAGTTTGCCAAGGCCTGTTCTCCGGGCTTTGATCCCGATCGCGACTTGGTGCGCGTCGGCATTGCCAACCAAACCACCATGCTCAAGGGGGAAACAGAGCAAATTGGCAAATTGTTTGAACGTACGATGATCCAAAAATACGGTCCCGATCGCCTCAATGAGCACTTCATGAGCTTCAATACCATCTGCGACGCCACCCAAGAGCGCCAAGATGCGATGCTGAACTTGGTCAAGGAACCCTTGGATCTGATGGTAGTGATAGGTGGCTACAACTCCTCAAATACGACGCACCTACAAGAGATTGCCATTGAACACGGCATTCCTTCCTACCACATTGATTCTGCCGATCGCATTGGGCCGGGCAATCGCATTGAGCACAAGCCGCTGCATCAGGATCTCACCGTGGTTGAAAATTGGCTCCCCGATTGCCCAGTCACGATTGGTATTACCTCTGGTGCCTCCACTCCCGATAAGGTGGTCGAGGAGGTTCTCAATAAAATTTTTGCCCTGCGGTCTGTGGTAGCGGTTTCCTAG
- a CDS encoding alpha/beta fold hydrolase yields the protein MRQLVEPYRYGVEREWCWRGWQSRYSFWRSTHGGSPVILLHGFGASLRHWRYNLRALGEHQPTYALDLMGLGASEKPIAAYGAEFWAAQVHAFWQGIVGQPAVLVGNSIGALIALTCAYRYPEMVSGVVMLSLPDPAVREELIPRAIAPLVSGIEQIFTAPWLLRTLFYTIRRPFIVKGWAQLAYANPDCVNDELLEILLTPAYDRDSDRAFVHIIRAMSRTDFGPSAKTMLKSVSQPLLLIWGKQDRFIPPILSQQFQQVQPMMQVVELDHTGHCPHDEQPDRVNALLLDWLRRHKLAQS from the coding sequence ATGAGACAACTGGTCGAACCCTATCGTTATGGCGTCGAGCGGGAGTGGTGCTGGCGGGGGTGGCAGAGTCGCTATAGTTTTTGGCGATCCACTCATGGGGGGTCTCCTGTGATCTTGCTGCACGGCTTTGGGGCCTCTCTACGGCATTGGCGATACAATCTTCGGGCTTTGGGAGAGCATCAGCCGACGTATGCCCTTGATTTGATGGGGTTGGGAGCGTCAGAAAAACCCATTGCTGCCTATGGAGCTGAGTTTTGGGCGGCTCAGGTTCATGCCTTTTGGCAAGGAATTGTTGGGCAACCAGCCGTGCTTGTTGGCAACTCCATTGGTGCTTTGATTGCCCTTACCTGTGCTTATCGCTACCCAGAGATGGTGTCGGGGGTAGTGATGTTGAGCCTGCCGGATCCAGCCGTGCGCGAGGAGTTGATTCCGAGGGCGATCGCCCCCCTTGTGAGCGGAATTGAACAGATATTTACGGCTCCTTGGCTGCTGCGCACCCTTTTTTACACGATTCGCCGTCCCTTCATTGTCAAGGGTTGGGCACAACTGGCCTACGCCAACCCCGATTGTGTGAATGATGAATTGCTAGAAATCTTGCTCACGCCTGCCTATGACCGTGATAGCGATCGCGCCTTTGTGCACATCATCCGCGCCATGAGCCGCACGGATTTTGGACCGAGTGCCAAGACCATGCTCAAAAGTGTGTCCCAACCCCTATTGCTGATCTGGGGCAAGCAGGATCGCTTCATCCCGCCGATACTGAGCCAGCAGTTTCAACAGGTACAGCCAATGATGCAGGTGGTGGAGTTGGATCACACGGGTCACTGTCCCCACGATGAGCAACCCGATCGCGTGAATGCCTTGCTTTTGGATTGGTTGCGCCGCCACAAACTTGCGCAGAGTTGA
- a CDS encoding sodium/glutamate symporter, translating into MFRLITVFWAFIFIGVLLLLGRIVRQRWALMRSLYMPSSVIAGVLGLILGPSVLGAIASQIAPDSGLANGLFAEDIREVWKQSPSIFINIVFACLFLGEIIPTPRDIWQKASPQVAFGQILAWGQYVVGLLLVLLVLSPLFGMDAIAGTLIEITFEGGHGTAAGMAETFKELGFAAGADMALGLATVGLVSGVVFGVTLINWARRTGRLQVKPLLNWEEQEKADPHPQDDPETRARRQQLLRDLLIDPLSLNFCFVGLAIIVGWVILEALRLLERVTWGQTSLTLMPYVPLFPLALIGGIIVQLILTRWRKQYLISRPLINHIGGVALDVTIVTALATLSLAAIGENLIPFILLSLGGIAWNLFVMLYLAPRIFPTFWFERGIGDMGQSMGVTSTGLLLIRMVDPHNQSGALESFAYKQILFEPIVGGGLFTAAAPILIRNFGVVPVLALTGGLLGLWLVFGLWNCRHIRRSLLQN; encoded by the coding sequence ATGTTTAGGCTGATTACGGTTTTCTGGGCGTTTATTTTTATTGGTGTTTTGCTGCTGTTGGGGCGCATTGTGCGGCAGCGCTGGGCACTGATGCGATCGCTCTATATGCCCAGTTCAGTGATTGCGGGCGTCTTGGGACTCATCCTTGGTCCTAGTGTGCTGGGGGCGATCGCCAGTCAAATTGCACCCGACTCTGGTCTGGCCAATGGTCTTTTTGCCGAAGACATTCGGGAAGTCTGGAAACAGTCTCCCAGTATTTTCATCAATATCGTTTTTGCCTGTCTATTCTTGGGTGAAATCATTCCCACGCCGCGGGACATTTGGCAGAAAGCCTCACCGCAGGTGGCCTTTGGTCAGATTCTGGCTTGGGGACAATACGTGGTCGGTCTGCTGCTGGTCTTGCTCGTTCTAAGCCCCCTGTTTGGCATGGATGCCATTGCTGGTACGCTCATTGAAATTACCTTTGAGGGTGGACATGGGACTGCCGCTGGCATGGCTGAGACCTTCAAGGAGTTGGGTTTTGCAGCCGGCGCCGATATGGCGTTGGGCTTGGCCACTGTGGGTTTAGTCTCTGGGGTAGTTTTTGGGGTGACACTGATCAACTGGGCGCGGCGCACAGGACGCTTGCAGGTGAAACCTTTACTGAACTGGGAAGAACAGGAGAAGGCAGACCCCCATCCCCAGGATGACCCGGAGACACGGGCACGACGACAACAACTGCTGCGGGATTTGCTCATTGATCCCCTGTCATTGAATTTCTGTTTTGTGGGCTTGGCGATTATTGTGGGCTGGGTGATTCTCGAAGCCCTGCGGCTATTGGAGCGTGTCACTTGGGGACAAACGAGTTTGACCTTAATGCCTTACGTGCCCCTGTTTCCCCTTGCCCTGATTGGTGGCATTATTGTTCAGTTAATCCTGACCCGTTGGCGCAAACAGTACTTGATTAGTCGGCCATTGATTAACCACATCGGCGGTGTGGCTTTGGACGTAACCATTGTTACCGCTTTAGCAACCCTTTCGTTGGCAGCTATCGGTGAGAACCTGATCCCCTTTATTCTTTTGAGCTTGGGGGGAATTGCTTGGAATCTCTTTGTCATGCTGTATCTAGCGCCGCGAATTTTCCCCACCTTTTGGTTTGAGCGCGGTATTGGCGACATGGGACAATCGATGGGGGTGACCTCCACGGGGTTGTTACTGATTCGCATGGTGGATCCGCATAATCAATCGGGCGCCTTGGAAAGTTTTGCCTACAAACAAATTCTCTTCGAGCCGATTGTCGGGGGTGGTTTATTTACAGCAGCAGCACCCATTCTCATCCGTAATTTTGGTGTCGTGCCCGTACTGGCACTTACGGGTGGGCTGTTAGGCCTGTGGTTAGTGTTTGGCTTATGGAACTGTCGGCACATCCGGCGATCGCTCCTGCAAAATTGA
- the rlmB gene encoding 23S rRNA (guanosine(2251)-2'-O)-methyltransferase RlmB: MTEKPRPRKKNRPTATRPPRPQRRTPAKPIRKAPPTAPTEDAPELLYGRHAVLSALESGRPCNRIWVIPSLRYDPRFHQRLNEAKQQGAIIDTVTPERLDQLCQRGRHQGIALQVAAYKYWSLEDLLAKAATVNQPVLLAADGITDPQNLGAMIRTAEALGMQGVIIPQRRAVGITATVAKAAAGALEYLPVARVINLNQALETLKAAGYWIYGLSERGAVPLPKITFDRPTVFVVGSEGEGISLQTQKHCDEIVAIPLAGRTNSLNASVAVGIALYEISCQRSPAWDLTQEPEA; this comes from the coding sequence ATGACCGAGAAACCTCGTCCCCGCAAAAAAAATCGCCCGACAGCGACCCGCCCTCCTCGCCCCCAGCGACGCACCCCAGCTAAACCAATTCGGAAAGCACCCCCAACTGCCCCGACGGAGGATGCCCCCGAACTCCTCTATGGTCGCCATGCCGTGCTCTCAGCCCTTGAAAGTGGCCGCCCCTGCAATCGTATTTGGGTGATTCCCTCGCTGCGTTACGATCCGCGTTTTCATCAACGCTTGAATGAAGCCAAACAGCAGGGAGCGATCATTGATACCGTCACCCCCGAACGCCTCGATCAACTGTGCCAGCGGGGACGACATCAGGGGATCGCCCTTCAGGTGGCTGCCTATAAATACTGGTCCCTTGAGGATCTCTTGGCCAAGGCCGCAACCGTGAATCAACCAGTACTCTTGGCTGCCGATGGTATTACGGATCCCCAAAATCTTGGTGCCATGATCCGCACCGCAGAGGCGCTAGGGATGCAGGGGGTGATTATTCCCCAACGACGGGCAGTGGGGATTACGGCAACGGTGGCCAAAGCCGCCGCAGGCGCCCTAGAGTATTTACCGGTGGCACGGGTGATCAACCTCAACCAAGCCCTTGAAACCCTGAAGGCGGCGGGCTATTGGATCTATGGCCTCTCGGAGCGTGGAGCGGTGCCCCTACCGAAAATCACCTTCGATCGCCCCACGGTCTTTGTGGTTGGTAGTGAAGGGGAAGGGATTAGCCTGCAAACGCAAAAGCACTGCGATGAAATTGTCGCCATCCCCTTGGCGGGGCGTACCAATAGCCTAAATGCCTCAGTGGCGGTGGGCATTGCCCTCTACGAGATCAGTTGTCAGCGATCGCCCGCTTGGGATTTGACCCAAGAACCAGAGGCCTAG
- a CDS encoding META domain-containing protein — protein sequence MIQFPTAASLVTLYTVATTLAIAPVSFAAPQSWLDQPLRNWNPNLPILDIPPRGNPNPTELNRCRSTLRSPQSMADRLIQQRGWHLVGTPIRHQNVEIILGNSSFDGMCRPMGYQAFVFSGGRYLGTLSPNLMDSRTDGSFLGEVKFQNDGTFTADFARYTPNDPLCCPSRISTVTYRLEGRLLPVPRLVPVAVSTQPTANNTPSQPPELSLSGQRWRLRRIGNQAVPVDTAFIEFDSANRRANGFTGCNNFNGGYTANGPRLLFAPLATTQRLCSQEPLQRVETQMLQGLSRTNRYRVQGNTLQLFEGNRLLLTFEAGATESPLSGRWQLQRLANMPMPPRNPMDTAFIEFDSNAQRATGFSGCNNFNGGYSVNGQQLRFSAVATTRRACIGQRAQRMEMSFLQTLAQTNRYRIEGNTLTFYDGDRPLAMFQRTP from the coding sequence ATGATTCAGTTTCCCACAGCGGCTAGCCTAGTTACTCTCTATACAGTGGCCACAACGCTGGCGATCGCCCCCGTCAGTTTTGCCGCACCTCAGTCTTGGCTGGATCAACCCCTGCGTAACTGGAATCCCAACCTTCCTATCCTCGACATTCCCCCAAGGGGCAATCCCAATCCAACTGAACTGAACCGCTGTCGCAGCACCCTGCGCTCCCCCCAATCTATGGCCGATCGCCTGATCCAACAGCGAGGCTGGCATCTAGTGGGTACACCCATTCGCCATCAGAATGTGGAAATTATTCTCGGCAATAGTAGCTTTGATGGCATGTGTCGTCCGATGGGGTATCAGGCCTTTGTCTTTTCCGGGGGACGCTACTTGGGAACCTTATCGCCGAATCTCATGGATTCCCGCACTGATGGCTCATTCCTAGGTGAGGTCAAGTTCCAAAACGATGGCACCTTCACCGCAGACTTTGCCCGCTACACGCCCAATGATCCCCTCTGTTGCCCCAGTCGCATCAGTACCGTGACCTATCGCCTCGAAGGGAGACTACTGCCTGTGCCGCGCTTGGTGCCTGTAGCCGTTTCCACGCAACCAACGGCGAATAACACTCCCTCTCAACCCCCGGAACTAAGCCTCAGCGGTCAACGGTGGCGTCTCAGACGCATTGGCAATCAAGCCGTTCCAGTGGATACCGCCTTTATTGAGTTTGATAGTGCTAACCGCCGTGCCAATGGTTTTACGGGCTGTAATAACTTTAATGGTGGCTACACCGCCAACGGCCCGCGTCTGCTTTTTGCTCCCTTAGCAACCACCCAACGCCTCTGCAGCCAAGAACCGCTTCAGAGGGTGGAAACCCAAATGCTACAGGGGCTGAGCCGCACCAACCGCTACCGCGTTCAAGGAAATACCCTGCAACTCTTTGAGGGCAATCGCCTGCTGTTGACCTTTGAAGCGGGTGCAACTGAAAGTCCGCTCAGTGGCCGCTGGCAACTTCAGCGTCTAGCCAATATGCCGATGCCACCGCGCAATCCCATGGATACGGCATTTATTGAGTTTGATAGCAATGCCCAGCGAGCAACGGGCTTCAGTGGCTGCAATAACTTTAACGGTGGCTACAGCGTCAATGGCCAGCAATTGCGGTTTTCGGCAGTGGCGACAACGCGGCGCGCCTGTATTGGTCAACGGGCTCAAAGGATGGAGATGTCGTTTTTGCAGACCCTTGCGCAAACGAACCGCTACCGCATTGAGGGAAATACATTGACGTTCTATGATGGCGATCGCCCCCTTGCGATGTTTCAGCGAACACCCTAG